The following proteins come from a genomic window of Miscanthus floridulus cultivar M001 chromosome 2, ASM1932011v1, whole genome shotgun sequence:
- the LOC136539124 gene encoding ent-copalyl diphosphate synthase AN1, chloroplastic-like isoform X4 codes for MQPLLPAASSSPFFPPRVVLKGPCRIRIHGKAGADAGGAGATGPRGNLRLGGLAGWWRPQQHQQAPSPATTTQQPDNVSSAKVFQTTRVETETETAKWPGKPQDLDDYQVIPEVVHTADETELQPLIDQVRAMLRSMNDGDISISAYDTAWVALVPKLDGGGSQPQFPATVRWIVDHQLPDGSWGDSALFSAYDRMINTLACVVALTKWSLEPEKCKAGLSFLHANMWRLAEEEQESMPIGFEIAFPSLIQTARNLGIDFPYDHPALQSIYSNREIKLKRIPKDMMHRVPTSILHSLEGMPDLDWARLLNLQSRDGSFLYSPSSTAYALMQTGDKKCFEYIDRIVKKFDGGVPNVYPVDLFEHIWVVDRLERLGISRYFQREIKQCMDYVNRHWTEDGICWARNSTVKDVDDTAMAFRLLRLHGYNVSPSVFKNFEKDGQFFCFVGQSTQAVTGMYNLNRASQIAFQGDDVLHRARIFSYEFLRQREAQGMLRDKWIIAKDLAGEVQYTLDFPWYASLPRVEARTYLDQYGGKDDVWIGKTLYRMPLVNNDTYLDLAIMDFNRCQALHQLESNELQMWYIENCLDTFGVQPQDVLRAYFLAASCIYEPSRAAERLAWARTSMIANAISTHLNDILADKKRLECFVHCLYEGSDVSWLKRNPNDAILERALQRFINLLAQEALPIHEGQRFIHSLLSLAWTEWMLQKANKEENKYHKSNGIEPQYMVHDRQTYLLLVQVIEICAGRIGEAVSVINNKDSDWFIQLTCNTCDGLNHKVLLSQDAEKNEATINCIDKEIELNMQELAQSLLLRSDEKTTNKKTKQTLWNVLRSSYYASHCPQHIIDSHVSRVIFEPV; via the exons atgCAGCCCCTCTTGCCGGCCGCATCATCCTCACCTTTCTTCCCTCCTCGCGTCGTCCTCAAAG GTCCATGCCGTATCCGTATCCATGGCAAAGCAGGTGCTGATGCTGGAGGTGCGGGCGCGACGGGGCCCCGCGGCAACCTCAGGCTCGGCGGGCTCGCCGGGTGGTGGAGACCGCAGCAGCATCAGCAGGCCCCGTCCCCGGCGACGACAACGCAGCAGCCCGACAACGTATCCAGTGCTAAAG TGTTCCAGACCACCCGTGTCGAAACCGAGACTGAAACTGCGAAATGGCCAGGCAAACCACAAGATCTTGATGACTACCAAGTGATCCCTGAGGTGGTACATACC GCTGATGAGACAGAGCTGCAGCCACTTATCGATCAAGTGAGGGCGATGCTAAGATCAATGAACGACGGGGACATCAGCATCTCGGCGTACGACACGGCGTGGGTGGCGCTGGTGCCGAAGCTGGACGGCGGTGGCTCCCAGCCCCAGTTCCCGGCCACCGTGCGTTGGATCGTCGACCACCAGCTGCCTGACGGCTCCTGGGGCGACTCGGCCTTGTTCTCTGCCTATGACCGCATGATCAACACCCTCGCCTGCGTCGTTGCACTTACGAAATGGTCTCTCGAGCCTGAAAAATGCAAGGCAGGGCTCTCGTTTCTCCACGCGAATATGTGGAGACTAGCAGAGGAAGAGCAGGAGTCGATGCCCATCGGCTTCGAGATCGCGTTCCCTTCTCTCATTCAGACAGCTAGGAACCTGGGCATTGACTTCCCGTATGATCACCCGGCTTTGCAGAGCATATACTCCAACAGGGAAATCAAGCTGAAGAGGATCCCAAAGGACATGATGCATAGAGTCCCTACGTCCATTCTGCATAGCCTTGAAGGAATGCCTGATCTGGACTGGGCAAGGCTTCTGAATCTCCAATCAAGAGATGGATCATTCTTGTATTCTCCTTCGTCTACTGCATATGCACTTATGCAAACTGGTGACAAGAAGTGCTTCGAATATATCGATAGGATTGTCAAGAAATTCGATGGAGGAG TCCCCAATGTCTATCCAGTCGATCTTTTTGAGCACATCTGGGTCGTTGATCGGTTAGAGCGACTCGGGATCTCCCGCTACTTCCAACGAGAGATTAAGCAATGCATGGACTATGTGAACAG GCACTGGACTGAAGATGGGATTTGCTGGGCTAGGAACTCTACTGTAAAAGATGTGGATGACACAGCTATGGCTTTCCGACTACTAAGGCTACATGGATACAATGTCTCCCCAA GTGTGTTTAAGAATTTTGAGAAAGATGGACAGTTCTTTTGTTTTGTGGGGCAATCAACTCAAGCCGTCACTGGGATGTACAACCTCAACAGAGCCTCTCAGATAGCTTTTCAAGGGGACGATGTATTGCACCGTGCTAGGATTTTCTCATATGAGTTTCTCAGACAAAGAGAAGCCCAAGGCATGCTCCGTGACAAATGGATCATTGCGAAGGATCTAGCTGGCGAG GTACAATATACACTAGACTTCCCTTGGTATGCAAGCTTGCCTCGTGTCGAGGCAAGAACCTATCTAGATCAGTATGGCGGTAAAGATGATGTTTGGATTGGAAAGACCCTCTACAG GATGCCTCTTGTCAATAACGACACATATCTTGATTTGGCAATAATGGATTTCAACCGTTGCCAAGCTCTACATCAGCTTGAGTCTAATGAGCTTCAAAT GTGGTACATAGAGAATTGCCTTGACACTTTTGGAGTGCAACCGCAAGATGTTTTAAGAGCTTATTTTTTAGCTGCGTCTTGCATTTATGAACCTAGTCGTGCTGCTGAGCGGCTTGCATGGGCTAGAACATCAATGATTGCCAATGCCATTTCTACACATCTTAATGACATTTTGGCGGACAAGAAGAGATTAGAATGTTTCGTGCACTGTCTGTATGAAGGAAGTGATGTATCATG gcttaaaagaaatCCTAATGATGCTATTCTCGAGAGGGCACTTCAAAGATTTATTAACTTATTGGCACAAGAAGCATTGCCAATTCATGAAGGACAAAGGTTCATACACAGTCTACTGAGTCTTGCA TGGACCGAATGGATGCTGCAAAAGGCAAATAAGGAAGAAAACAAATATCACAAATCCAATGGTATAGAACCACAATACATGGTTCACGACAGGCAAACATATTTGCTTTTAGTCCAGGTTATTGAGATTTGTGCTGGACGAATTGGTGAGGCTGTATCAGTGATAAACAACAAGGATAGTGATTGGTTTATTCAACTCACATGCAATACTTGTGACGGTCTTAACCACAAGGTGTTACTTTCCCAG GATGCCGAGAAGAATGAAGCAACAATAAATTGCATTGACAAGGAAATCGAGTTGAATATGCAAGAACTTGCTCAATCTCTGCTCCTGAGGTCTGATGAGAAAACCACCAATAAGAAGACCAAGCAAACCTTATGGAATGTCCTAAGAAGTTCATACTATGCTAGTCATTGCCCACAACATATCATTGATAGTCATGTTTCCAGGGTTATCTTCGAGCCCGTTTAA
- the LOC136539124 gene encoding ent-copalyl diphosphate synthase AN1, chloroplastic-like isoform X3 produces MQPLLPAASSSPFFPPRVVLKGPCRIRIHGKAGADAGGAGATGPRGNLRLGGLAGWWRPQQHQQAPSPATTTQQPDNVSSAKVFQTTRVETETETAKWPGKPQDLDDYQVIPEVVHTQADETELQPLIDQVRAMLRSMNDGDISISAYDTAWVALVPKLDGGGSQPQFPATVRWIVDHQLPDGSWGDSALFSAYDRMINTLACVVALTKWSLEPEKCKAGLSFLHANMWRLAEEEQESMPIGFEIAFPSLIQTARNLGIDFPYDHPALQSIYSNREIKLKRIPKDMMHRVPTSILHSLEGMPDLDWARLLNLQSRDGSFLYSPSSTAYALMQTGDKKCFEYIDRIVKKFDGGVPNVYPVDLFEHIWVVDRLERLGISRYFQREIKQCMDYVNRHWTEDGICWARNSTVKDVDDTAMAFRLLRLHGYNVSPSVFKNFEKDGQFFCFVGQSTQAVTGMYNLNRASQIAFQGDDVLHRARIFSYEFLRQREAQGMLRDKWIIAKDLAGEVQYTLDFPWYASLPRVEARTYLDQYGGKDDVWIGKTLYRMPLVNNDTYLDLAIMDFNRCQALHQLESNELQMWYIENCLDTFGVQPQDVLRAYFLAASCIYEPSRAAERLAWARTSMIANAISTHLNDILADKKRLECFVHCLYEGSDVSWLKRNPNDAILERALQRFINLLAQEALPIHEGQRFIHSLLSLAWTEWMLQKANKEENKYHKSNGIEPQYMVHDRQTYLLLVQVIEICAGRIGEAVSVINNKDSDWFIQLTCNTCDGLNHKVLLSQDAEKNEATINCIDKEIELNMQELAQSLLLRSDEKTTNKKTKQTLWNVLRSSYYASHCPQHIIDSHVSRVIFEPV; encoded by the exons atgCAGCCCCTCTTGCCGGCCGCATCATCCTCACCTTTCTTCCCTCCTCGCGTCGTCCTCAAAG GTCCATGCCGTATCCGTATCCATGGCAAAGCAGGTGCTGATGCTGGAGGTGCGGGCGCGACGGGGCCCCGCGGCAACCTCAGGCTCGGCGGGCTCGCCGGGTGGTGGAGACCGCAGCAGCATCAGCAGGCCCCGTCCCCGGCGACGACAACGCAGCAGCCCGACAACGTATCCAGTGCTAAAG TGTTCCAGACCACCCGTGTCGAAACCGAGACTGAAACTGCGAAATGGCCAGGCAAACCACAAGATCTTGATGACTACCAAGTGATCCCTGAGGTGGTACATACC CAGGCTGATGAGACAGAGCTGCAGCCACTTATCGATCAAGTGAGGGCGATGCTAAGATCAATGAACGACGGGGACATCAGCATCTCGGCGTACGACACGGCGTGGGTGGCGCTGGTGCCGAAGCTGGACGGCGGTGGCTCCCAGCCCCAGTTCCCGGCCACCGTGCGTTGGATCGTCGACCACCAGCTGCCTGACGGCTCCTGGGGCGACTCGGCCTTGTTCTCTGCCTATGACCGCATGATCAACACCCTCGCCTGCGTCGTTGCACTTACGAAATGGTCTCTCGAGCCTGAAAAATGCAAGGCAGGGCTCTCGTTTCTCCACGCGAATATGTGGAGACTAGCAGAGGAAGAGCAGGAGTCGATGCCCATCGGCTTCGAGATCGCGTTCCCTTCTCTCATTCAGACAGCTAGGAACCTGGGCATTGACTTCCCGTATGATCACCCGGCTTTGCAGAGCATATACTCCAACAGGGAAATCAAGCTGAAGAGGATCCCAAAGGACATGATGCATAGAGTCCCTACGTCCATTCTGCATAGCCTTGAAGGAATGCCTGATCTGGACTGGGCAAGGCTTCTGAATCTCCAATCAAGAGATGGATCATTCTTGTATTCTCCTTCGTCTACTGCATATGCACTTATGCAAACTGGTGACAAGAAGTGCTTCGAATATATCGATAGGATTGTCAAGAAATTCGATGGAGGAG TCCCCAATGTCTATCCAGTCGATCTTTTTGAGCACATCTGGGTCGTTGATCGGTTAGAGCGACTCGGGATCTCCCGCTACTTCCAACGAGAGATTAAGCAATGCATGGACTATGTGAACAG GCACTGGACTGAAGATGGGATTTGCTGGGCTAGGAACTCTACTGTAAAAGATGTGGATGACACAGCTATGGCTTTCCGACTACTAAGGCTACATGGATACAATGTCTCCCCAA GTGTGTTTAAGAATTTTGAGAAAGATGGACAGTTCTTTTGTTTTGTGGGGCAATCAACTCAAGCCGTCACTGGGATGTACAACCTCAACAGAGCCTCTCAGATAGCTTTTCAAGGGGACGATGTATTGCACCGTGCTAGGATTTTCTCATATGAGTTTCTCAGACAAAGAGAAGCCCAAGGCATGCTCCGTGACAAATGGATCATTGCGAAGGATCTAGCTGGCGAG GTACAATATACACTAGACTTCCCTTGGTATGCAAGCTTGCCTCGTGTCGAGGCAAGAACCTATCTAGATCAGTATGGCGGTAAAGATGATGTTTGGATTGGAAAGACCCTCTACAG GATGCCTCTTGTCAATAACGACACATATCTTGATTTGGCAATAATGGATTTCAACCGTTGCCAAGCTCTACATCAGCTTGAGTCTAATGAGCTTCAAAT GTGGTACATAGAGAATTGCCTTGACACTTTTGGAGTGCAACCGCAAGATGTTTTAAGAGCTTATTTTTTAGCTGCGTCTTGCATTTATGAACCTAGTCGTGCTGCTGAGCGGCTTGCATGGGCTAGAACATCAATGATTGCCAATGCCATTTCTACACATCTTAATGACATTTTGGCGGACAAGAAGAGATTAGAATGTTTCGTGCACTGTCTGTATGAAGGAAGTGATGTATCATG gcttaaaagaaatCCTAATGATGCTATTCTCGAGAGGGCACTTCAAAGATTTATTAACTTATTGGCACAAGAAGCATTGCCAATTCATGAAGGACAAAGGTTCATACACAGTCTACTGAGTCTTGCA TGGACCGAATGGATGCTGCAAAAGGCAAATAAGGAAGAAAACAAATATCACAAATCCAATGGTATAGAACCACAATACATGGTTCACGACAGGCAAACATATTTGCTTTTAGTCCAGGTTATTGAGATTTGTGCTGGACGAATTGGTGAGGCTGTATCAGTGATAAACAACAAGGATAGTGATTGGTTTATTCAACTCACATGCAATACTTGTGACGGTCTTAACCACAAGGTGTTACTTTCCCAG GATGCCGAGAAGAATGAAGCAACAATAAATTGCATTGACAAGGAAATCGAGTTGAATATGCAAGAACTTGCTCAATCTCTGCTCCTGAGGTCTGATGAGAAAACCACCAATAAGAAGACCAAGCAAACCTTATGGAATGTCCTAAGAAGTTCATACTATGCTAGTCATTGCCCACAACATATCATTGATAGTCATGTTTCCAGGGTTATCTTCGAGCCCGTTTAA
- the LOC136539124 gene encoding ent-copalyl diphosphate synthase AN1, chloroplastic-like isoform X5 — protein sequence MQPLLPAASSSPFFPPRVVLKGPCRIRIHGKAGADAGGAGATGPRGNLRLGGLAGWWRPQQHQQAPSPATTTQQPDNVSSAKAPAVFQTTRVETETETAKWPGKPQDLDDYQVIPEQADETELQPLIDQVRAMLRSMNDGDISISAYDTAWVALVPKLDGGGSQPQFPATVRWIVDHQLPDGSWGDSALFSAYDRMINTLACVVALTKWSLEPEKCKAGLSFLHANMWRLAEEEQESMPIGFEIAFPSLIQTARNLGIDFPYDHPALQSIYSNREIKLKRIPKDMMHRVPTSILHSLEGMPDLDWARLLNLQSRDGSFLYSPSSTAYALMQTGDKKCFEYIDRIVKKFDGGVPNVYPVDLFEHIWVVDRLERLGISRYFQREIKQCMDYVNRHWTEDGICWARNSTVKDVDDTAMAFRLLRLHGYNVSPSVFKNFEKDGQFFCFVGQSTQAVTGMYNLNRASQIAFQGDDVLHRARIFSYEFLRQREAQGMLRDKWIIAKDLAGEVQYTLDFPWYASLPRVEARTYLDQYGGKDDVWIGKTLYRMPLVNNDTYLDLAIMDFNRCQALHQLESNELQMWYIENCLDTFGVQPQDVLRAYFLAASCIYEPSRAAERLAWARTSMIANAISTHLNDILADKKRLECFVHCLYEGSDVSWLKRNPNDAILERALQRFINLLAQEALPIHEGQRFIHSLLSLAWTEWMLQKANKEENKYHKSNGIEPQYMVHDRQTYLLLVQVIEICAGRIGEAVSVINNKDSDWFIQLTCNTCDGLNHKVLLSQDAEKNEATINCIDKEIELNMQELAQSLLLRSDEKTTNKKTKQTLWNVLRSSYYASHCPQHIIDSHVSRVIFEPV from the exons atgCAGCCCCTCTTGCCGGCCGCATCATCCTCACCTTTCTTCCCTCCTCGCGTCGTCCTCAAAG GTCCATGCCGTATCCGTATCCATGGCAAAGCAGGTGCTGATGCTGGAGGTGCGGGCGCGACGGGGCCCCGCGGCAACCTCAGGCTCGGCGGGCTCGCCGGGTGGTGGAGACCGCAGCAGCATCAGCAGGCCCCGTCCCCGGCGACGACAACGCAGCAGCCCGACAACGTATCCAGTGCTAAAG CACCTGCAGTGTTCCAGACCACCCGTGTCGAAACCGAGACTGAAACTGCGAAATGGCCAGGCAAACCACAAGATCTTGATGACTACCAAGTGATCCCTGAG CAGGCTGATGAGACAGAGCTGCAGCCACTTATCGATCAAGTGAGGGCGATGCTAAGATCAATGAACGACGGGGACATCAGCATCTCGGCGTACGACACGGCGTGGGTGGCGCTGGTGCCGAAGCTGGACGGCGGTGGCTCCCAGCCCCAGTTCCCGGCCACCGTGCGTTGGATCGTCGACCACCAGCTGCCTGACGGCTCCTGGGGCGACTCGGCCTTGTTCTCTGCCTATGACCGCATGATCAACACCCTCGCCTGCGTCGTTGCACTTACGAAATGGTCTCTCGAGCCTGAAAAATGCAAGGCAGGGCTCTCGTTTCTCCACGCGAATATGTGGAGACTAGCAGAGGAAGAGCAGGAGTCGATGCCCATCGGCTTCGAGATCGCGTTCCCTTCTCTCATTCAGACAGCTAGGAACCTGGGCATTGACTTCCCGTATGATCACCCGGCTTTGCAGAGCATATACTCCAACAGGGAAATCAAGCTGAAGAGGATCCCAAAGGACATGATGCATAGAGTCCCTACGTCCATTCTGCATAGCCTTGAAGGAATGCCTGATCTGGACTGGGCAAGGCTTCTGAATCTCCAATCAAGAGATGGATCATTCTTGTATTCTCCTTCGTCTACTGCATATGCACTTATGCAAACTGGTGACAAGAAGTGCTTCGAATATATCGATAGGATTGTCAAGAAATTCGATGGAGGAG TCCCCAATGTCTATCCAGTCGATCTTTTTGAGCACATCTGGGTCGTTGATCGGTTAGAGCGACTCGGGATCTCCCGCTACTTCCAACGAGAGATTAAGCAATGCATGGACTATGTGAACAG GCACTGGACTGAAGATGGGATTTGCTGGGCTAGGAACTCTACTGTAAAAGATGTGGATGACACAGCTATGGCTTTCCGACTACTAAGGCTACATGGATACAATGTCTCCCCAA GTGTGTTTAAGAATTTTGAGAAAGATGGACAGTTCTTTTGTTTTGTGGGGCAATCAACTCAAGCCGTCACTGGGATGTACAACCTCAACAGAGCCTCTCAGATAGCTTTTCAAGGGGACGATGTATTGCACCGTGCTAGGATTTTCTCATATGAGTTTCTCAGACAAAGAGAAGCCCAAGGCATGCTCCGTGACAAATGGATCATTGCGAAGGATCTAGCTGGCGAG GTACAATATACACTAGACTTCCCTTGGTATGCAAGCTTGCCTCGTGTCGAGGCAAGAACCTATCTAGATCAGTATGGCGGTAAAGATGATGTTTGGATTGGAAAGACCCTCTACAG GATGCCTCTTGTCAATAACGACACATATCTTGATTTGGCAATAATGGATTTCAACCGTTGCCAAGCTCTACATCAGCTTGAGTCTAATGAGCTTCAAAT GTGGTACATAGAGAATTGCCTTGACACTTTTGGAGTGCAACCGCAAGATGTTTTAAGAGCTTATTTTTTAGCTGCGTCTTGCATTTATGAACCTAGTCGTGCTGCTGAGCGGCTTGCATGGGCTAGAACATCAATGATTGCCAATGCCATTTCTACACATCTTAATGACATTTTGGCGGACAAGAAGAGATTAGAATGTTTCGTGCACTGTCTGTATGAAGGAAGTGATGTATCATG gcttaaaagaaatCCTAATGATGCTATTCTCGAGAGGGCACTTCAAAGATTTATTAACTTATTGGCACAAGAAGCATTGCCAATTCATGAAGGACAAAGGTTCATACACAGTCTACTGAGTCTTGCA TGGACCGAATGGATGCTGCAAAAGGCAAATAAGGAAGAAAACAAATATCACAAATCCAATGGTATAGAACCACAATACATGGTTCACGACAGGCAAACATATTTGCTTTTAGTCCAGGTTATTGAGATTTGTGCTGGACGAATTGGTGAGGCTGTATCAGTGATAAACAACAAGGATAGTGATTGGTTTATTCAACTCACATGCAATACTTGTGACGGTCTTAACCACAAGGTGTTACTTTCCCAG GATGCCGAGAAGAATGAAGCAACAATAAATTGCATTGACAAGGAAATCGAGTTGAATATGCAAGAACTTGCTCAATCTCTGCTCCTGAGGTCTGATGAGAAAACCACCAATAAGAAGACCAAGCAAACCTTATGGAATGTCCTAAGAAGTTCATACTATGCTAGTCATTGCCCACAACATATCATTGATAGTCATGTTTCCAGGGTTATCTTCGAGCCCGTTTAA
- the LOC136539124 gene encoding ent-copalyl diphosphate synthase AN1, chloroplastic-like isoform X6: MQPLLPAASSSPFFPPRVVLKGPCRIRIHGKAGADAGGAGATGPRGNLRLGGLAGWWRPQQHQQAPSPATTTQQPDNVSSAKAPAVFQTTRVETETETAKWPGKPQDLDDYQVIPEADETELQPLIDQVRAMLRSMNDGDISISAYDTAWVALVPKLDGGGSQPQFPATVRWIVDHQLPDGSWGDSALFSAYDRMINTLACVVALTKWSLEPEKCKAGLSFLHANMWRLAEEEQESMPIGFEIAFPSLIQTARNLGIDFPYDHPALQSIYSNREIKLKRIPKDMMHRVPTSILHSLEGMPDLDWARLLNLQSRDGSFLYSPSSTAYALMQTGDKKCFEYIDRIVKKFDGGVPNVYPVDLFEHIWVVDRLERLGISRYFQREIKQCMDYVNRHWTEDGICWARNSTVKDVDDTAMAFRLLRLHGYNVSPSVFKNFEKDGQFFCFVGQSTQAVTGMYNLNRASQIAFQGDDVLHRARIFSYEFLRQREAQGMLRDKWIIAKDLAGEVQYTLDFPWYASLPRVEARTYLDQYGGKDDVWIGKTLYRMPLVNNDTYLDLAIMDFNRCQALHQLESNELQMWYIENCLDTFGVQPQDVLRAYFLAASCIYEPSRAAERLAWARTSMIANAISTHLNDILADKKRLECFVHCLYEGSDVSWLKRNPNDAILERALQRFINLLAQEALPIHEGQRFIHSLLSLAWTEWMLQKANKEENKYHKSNGIEPQYMVHDRQTYLLLVQVIEICAGRIGEAVSVINNKDSDWFIQLTCNTCDGLNHKVLLSQDAEKNEATINCIDKEIELNMQELAQSLLLRSDEKTTNKKTKQTLWNVLRSSYYASHCPQHIIDSHVSRVIFEPV, from the exons atgCAGCCCCTCTTGCCGGCCGCATCATCCTCACCTTTCTTCCCTCCTCGCGTCGTCCTCAAAG GTCCATGCCGTATCCGTATCCATGGCAAAGCAGGTGCTGATGCTGGAGGTGCGGGCGCGACGGGGCCCCGCGGCAACCTCAGGCTCGGCGGGCTCGCCGGGTGGTGGAGACCGCAGCAGCATCAGCAGGCCCCGTCCCCGGCGACGACAACGCAGCAGCCCGACAACGTATCCAGTGCTAAAG CACCTGCAGTGTTCCAGACCACCCGTGTCGAAACCGAGACTGAAACTGCGAAATGGCCAGGCAAACCACAAGATCTTGATGACTACCAAGTGATCCCTGAG GCTGATGAGACAGAGCTGCAGCCACTTATCGATCAAGTGAGGGCGATGCTAAGATCAATGAACGACGGGGACATCAGCATCTCGGCGTACGACACGGCGTGGGTGGCGCTGGTGCCGAAGCTGGACGGCGGTGGCTCCCAGCCCCAGTTCCCGGCCACCGTGCGTTGGATCGTCGACCACCAGCTGCCTGACGGCTCCTGGGGCGACTCGGCCTTGTTCTCTGCCTATGACCGCATGATCAACACCCTCGCCTGCGTCGTTGCACTTACGAAATGGTCTCTCGAGCCTGAAAAATGCAAGGCAGGGCTCTCGTTTCTCCACGCGAATATGTGGAGACTAGCAGAGGAAGAGCAGGAGTCGATGCCCATCGGCTTCGAGATCGCGTTCCCTTCTCTCATTCAGACAGCTAGGAACCTGGGCATTGACTTCCCGTATGATCACCCGGCTTTGCAGAGCATATACTCCAACAGGGAAATCAAGCTGAAGAGGATCCCAAAGGACATGATGCATAGAGTCCCTACGTCCATTCTGCATAGCCTTGAAGGAATGCCTGATCTGGACTGGGCAAGGCTTCTGAATCTCCAATCAAGAGATGGATCATTCTTGTATTCTCCTTCGTCTACTGCATATGCACTTATGCAAACTGGTGACAAGAAGTGCTTCGAATATATCGATAGGATTGTCAAGAAATTCGATGGAGGAG TCCCCAATGTCTATCCAGTCGATCTTTTTGAGCACATCTGGGTCGTTGATCGGTTAGAGCGACTCGGGATCTCCCGCTACTTCCAACGAGAGATTAAGCAATGCATGGACTATGTGAACAG GCACTGGACTGAAGATGGGATTTGCTGGGCTAGGAACTCTACTGTAAAAGATGTGGATGACACAGCTATGGCTTTCCGACTACTAAGGCTACATGGATACAATGTCTCCCCAA GTGTGTTTAAGAATTTTGAGAAAGATGGACAGTTCTTTTGTTTTGTGGGGCAATCAACTCAAGCCGTCACTGGGATGTACAACCTCAACAGAGCCTCTCAGATAGCTTTTCAAGGGGACGATGTATTGCACCGTGCTAGGATTTTCTCATATGAGTTTCTCAGACAAAGAGAAGCCCAAGGCATGCTCCGTGACAAATGGATCATTGCGAAGGATCTAGCTGGCGAG GTACAATATACACTAGACTTCCCTTGGTATGCAAGCTTGCCTCGTGTCGAGGCAAGAACCTATCTAGATCAGTATGGCGGTAAAGATGATGTTTGGATTGGAAAGACCCTCTACAG GATGCCTCTTGTCAATAACGACACATATCTTGATTTGGCAATAATGGATTTCAACCGTTGCCAAGCTCTACATCAGCTTGAGTCTAATGAGCTTCAAAT GTGGTACATAGAGAATTGCCTTGACACTTTTGGAGTGCAACCGCAAGATGTTTTAAGAGCTTATTTTTTAGCTGCGTCTTGCATTTATGAACCTAGTCGTGCTGCTGAGCGGCTTGCATGGGCTAGAACATCAATGATTGCCAATGCCATTTCTACACATCTTAATGACATTTTGGCGGACAAGAAGAGATTAGAATGTTTCGTGCACTGTCTGTATGAAGGAAGTGATGTATCATG gcttaaaagaaatCCTAATGATGCTATTCTCGAGAGGGCACTTCAAAGATTTATTAACTTATTGGCACAAGAAGCATTGCCAATTCATGAAGGACAAAGGTTCATACACAGTCTACTGAGTCTTGCA TGGACCGAATGGATGCTGCAAAAGGCAAATAAGGAAGAAAACAAATATCACAAATCCAATGGTATAGAACCACAATACATGGTTCACGACAGGCAAACATATTTGCTTTTAGTCCAGGTTATTGAGATTTGTGCTGGACGAATTGGTGAGGCTGTATCAGTGATAAACAACAAGGATAGTGATTGGTTTATTCAACTCACATGCAATACTTGTGACGGTCTTAACCACAAGGTGTTACTTTCCCAG GATGCCGAGAAGAATGAAGCAACAATAAATTGCATTGACAAGGAAATCGAGTTGAATATGCAAGAACTTGCTCAATCTCTGCTCCTGAGGTCTGATGAGAAAACCACCAATAAGAAGACCAAGCAAACCTTATGGAATGTCCTAAGAAGTTCATACTATGCTAGTCATTGCCCACAACATATCATTGATAGTCATGTTTCCAGGGTTATCTTCGAGCCCGTTTAA